The Alnus glutinosa chromosome 1, dhAlnGlut1.1, whole genome shotgun sequence region TCATGACCGTAACTAAGGTTTTATCGTAATGTACTTCTTGACACTTGGCAACTTTTGGCAGGTAATTAACATCATGATGACATTCTAACGTTATTAGACAAAAGCTTTATGAGCATCATCATCATGACAGCTTTTTGATGTGGTTTTGACGATATCAAGCAATGGCCTTTCTTAGCTTTCATCGTCATGAAGGCCTTCTGATAAAACCACACAGATTCAGTTTAAGCACCTTCAGACACGTCAGAACGTCCTTACGACATCAAGAACAAAAACTATATAAACACCATCTTTTCATTCCAAACATTTGAGAGATGAAAAGATTTAtaactacaattttaaatacTGAATGAGGCAAATTTTTAAGAcctaacaaaaaacaaaatctttgcAGGTTGCAGATTAAGGTCTCGTTAAGTTTGTTGGATCACCCTTTTGGACTATGTCACCTTTCCTTTGTCGATATACTATTTGGCATGAGTAACACTTCttacacactttgtacacaaagtATGTGTCCAGTAggatttttatataaaatgcaACAAGTATTACTCATTTGTCATGCGTACGTTGATGCAAttttgatgcaggagaaaatcagacacaatatttgaagattatttattgaataagatcagcccaAGAATGGAAAagatcatacaaaatatttgaagaatatttttagaataataaattttattttttgtatttcattttattagggtttttgggatttttctatttttggtaaaattctaCTAAAGAccgaattttcagctatattagcccggcttgtgggcgttttcgaacagttgttgattattgataattttatcgaattcagagtttgtctctgtttttggggtaattttcttgttttcttctttgcaaACTAgttgttgattagcctacatAATAATCGCTATTCTATCCGgtgtcaattggtatcagagcttcagcacTTCCTAAGACGAATTCTTCATCAGTTTCGATGGCTGGTGGTCATGGTCATGGTGGTCGTCGTgggcaggttccgaatgaggaagcttCACACCGTGATCGTAACGTTCAGGATATTATGATTTCggatttgcagaggcaagttgcaTAGTTAACCCAGCGCCTAGCGGCGCAGGAAGTCGGCAATCGTGAGATGGAGAACTCCGATTCCGATTCCACCTTCGACAACCCGTATCAGAATCCTGCTCCATATCGGGAACAGTGTGGTCGGGTTGaagaagaatttgttgatgaagagttccaagaagacgagtttgttgatgaggagttcatacatggagatgttcatgatgatgttgaacatgaagatgttgaagatccttcacaaggattcGTATATTGGGATTCTCCACCAATTTATGTTATTGATATCAAGGATGAAGATCTTGTGAGAGATTCTTTGTCGTTTGATCAAGAGAAAAAATCTGTAATAGATTTAGATTGGGTCTCTCCAACAATTTATGATGACATTTATCCTTACGAAGAGGATTTATTAAATGAGGTAAGTTTTTTGGTTGAtgcaataaattttattaaagaaaataatgattaccATGTGATTGATGAAAGTCCACGTAACGAGGGATTTCAGttgagtaatgaggaaattagttatgttgatttcaTTGGGATTGAAAGATTTCTATCAAATTTACCTAGTAATAAGTTGGATGTTGGTTTCGGCATGTTAACTGacgattttaatttttgtggtcaagaaagaattgataattccttgaagacttttatggagcgtgaattggagaaaataaataatagacgtgagaagattgatttatttcaatttagtgtgaggCTAGTTGTTGTGATGGGTCGCATTATCTTCTGGTTTCAAGTTAGTTTGGTATTGAGAAATACGGGATGGAAAGAATTGATCGGCCATCTAAAAGATCGAGAAAAAGAAGATTTGaattcgaggacgaattctttccaacccggtgagactgatgcaggagaaaatcagacacaatatttgaagattatttattgaataagatcagcccaAGAATGGAAAagatcatacaaaatatttgaagaatatttttagaataatatatttcatgtgaagaatcgtacaaaatatttgaagaatatttttagaataatatattttattttttgtatttcattttattagggtttttgggattttgctatttttggtaaaattctgCTAAAGActgaattttcagctatattagcccggcttgtgggtgTTTTCAAACAGTTGttgtttattgataattttatcgaattcagagttttctctttgtttttggggtgaatattcatgttttcttctttgcaaATTACTTGTTAAttagcctgcagaataatcaTTATTCTGTTCCAGCATCAAATTTAGATCGCTATTCCTAAATCTAGACTACTCTGGCATTGGATCCTATATGTTCCTCTTTCCCTACATAGGTGTTGACTTTAAACGAAATCCAAATTTATCCACAAACtcttgcttttttttaaaaaaaaaaaaaaaaagaaaaaaaagaaattgcaatcATTTGTTTGCTCAAATACAATTGAAGCGATACGAATCATTGTCAGCATGTGGCAATTATAAACGTTATATTTGTTGTCCAACTTTCTGTTACTAGGTCTTGTTAGTTTATTTGagagaataaataaaagaaaaataggttACAGTTTCCTTTTCAATGCAATAATGATCGATACTCATTGTTATTGATAAAGGTATGTTGGGATGCGGCAATAGATACTTCTAACAAAAAGATGGGTGTGGAAGCAAGTTACGAAAAAGAATGTGTTGGGATTATTGTGTTCCTCTAAACCATATATATAGTAACTCAACAGTAGCTCAAGCATATGTAACTTGAAAATTGTGAAGTTTAGTAGAAATTTGggtcaacaaaatatcataattgAATTAGATACATTAGAGCTTGCTCATGCTTTGTGAAAATGGAGTCAATATGGGGCAACTAATCGATGATGCAAAGACAGTACACAATAATCTGTAATTATGGTGGGTGCGACGcataaaaagaaatgcaaacACACAGCTTATCATTTAGCGCGAGCGATAATCCAATAGTCTTTAGAGAatgtataaataaaaaatattatcatatttttatttctgataTTGTAATTGATGATCGAGATATTGCTTTGCGTTTGCGTTTACTTattcattttatgaaattttccaaatctatatatataatatggacAAGTGTGATGCGGCCGAGCATATTcattggaaaaatattttggaGTGGATACAGGTTTTATTTGCTGATTATTGTAACAATAACATATAAGGACAAAGCCAATTATTGAACAAAAATCTTTTAGATTGTCGTTAATTGGTTTATAAATCTTTAACCAATAAAATCGATTATGGGTGACATTGGTAGGCATGAGCTGCAGTAGAAAACGTGCTAACATTTAATCTGACGagatttgaaaacatatttaCAATTATAAACCGACAccacaaataattattttgtcAGTAATGACTAAACAGGTAAGGTAGATCGGAAAATTCAACTAAACCCACGTGAAGATGTCCCAAGGAATGGGGCCATATAATCTGTATGAGCGCAGCAAGGGAGTGGTTGACAAGATATCTTTTTCTAATACTAAAAAACCATCTATTTAAGCCTGTTTGATCTTCTCCAACTCATGCTCATTGCCTCCTATAGTGTTTTGTCAGTATCTGCAACCAGTTGGGCTTGTaatactagctagctagcttcaAAAATGACTCTGTTTGGTAAGGTGGAGGCTGATGTAGAAATTAAAGCTTCCGCTGAAAAGTTTCATGAGATTTTCAGAAGCAGGCCACACCACATATCCAATGTTTCTCCTGAAAAAATACAGGGCTGTGCTTTGCACGAAGGTGACTGGGGCATTGAGGGCTCTGTCATCTACTGGGATTATGTCCATGGTAAGCCCATTTCATATCACACATGACCATCTATTCCCATCTTCATTCTACCAATTTGCTTTACACATCGCTTGCAATCCGAATTGTAAATGTGTGAGATTTCATACCTGCCAAAATAAGTAGATGGGCGGTCCAAAATTTGCTTATACACATGAGTTTTATATTAGGTCTCTCATATTTACAGTAGAAATACGAATAATCTTTCGTGAACCAGCCACTTCATATACCAACATCTTTTTATATCATAGCACGAATCTTTCTTTAAGAAACCTCTTCCGTACATTTAAATTAAGtttgaattatatatagttttatacacGCTGACCAATTTGTCTTATGTCTAAACAACTCACAAAAACATAACTATATGTATGGGTATTAGAAGCTAATGCAATAATTTTAGTCGATCTTCAATATAAGTAAATGATAAATTCAAACTAgttcaaaataaaatctaaacaaaaaataaaatagaattacATAAACACTCAAACTAGCTAGTTAAAGTTGATTtgcttttaataattaattttaaaagaaaattaatttactttttcttttcttaattttcaaaACACACGCTAATGTTTCAAattggaaattttttatttatttacaaaatcttGTCACTACTCAAGTAATATATTTACAAAAGGTAGATGTGCGGCTTCCAATCTTGTGTTAGGATGAATTCTAAATTGATCTTCCATTCTCTCCTCCGAATCAAGTGGGAAAAACCCTCCCTTGTATTATATTTGTGCTTGAGCATGTTATATATACCCGTACTGTGGTGGGATCTAACATGCTCTAAATTACAAAACCTATTATATCTCTCGTTTTCTTGGAAACGGCATGGTGTTTTCAAAGCTTTAAGTGTTTCTTGTCGATCTTGTGAAACCATAGATGGGGAAGCAAAAGTTGCTAAGCAGAAAATTGTGGCAATAGATGACACAAAAAAGTCGATCACTTTCAAAGTGATTGAAGGGGATCTCCTGAAGGAATACAAGAACTTCGAAATCGTTGTTCAAGCTACTCCCAAGGGTGAGGGCAGCTTGGTGCATTTGACCATGGAATACGAAAAGCTGAAGGATGATATTCCAGAACCCAACACATTGCTTCAGTTTGGAATTGATCTCAGCAAAGACATTGATGCTCACCTTACCGCATAGACAAGAAGGCTATTTTGTGTCTTGTTAATTACTATGCATATATGTACTTCTACAATAAAAGATCGGGATCGGAGTGCCACTGCCCCTACCGTGTGCTTTAATCTATCATGCAAGTCTGTGTGTGTAAGTGAATGTTATTCTATCATGTAAGTCTGTATTTGATCCATACATTTACTCTTTATGGGTCAATATCTTTACTGCATTTGGGgcttttgtaatatgttttacaGACTGCAAGTTATgagtgttttcttttaagtatAATTTATATGAGAATGTTTTAACAGCAATGCTACTTAATAAACTGCTACACAACTGTCATATAACTTGATGATATAGTAATGAAAATCAATACCtgtagaaataaaaaaataaacttttactGCTACGTTATCTCAATTGTGCATGTGTCACTCGCAtcaatctactaaatagcattagtcattttttaaattgtggGCTTATTGACGTAGTTTGTTGCTGGGATATGCAATCCTATTACAAGTTACTTAGAAGTTATTACTTTCGGATAATGATCCGCAATAATTACATGTCCGAATTGTTAGTGATTTGGCAAGGTAATGTGAGATACCTTATATGGGACCCACTCATATTGTTGCGGATTGAGCCTACTATATATTGTTGGGCTTCTTTTTGAATGATTAGGAGAGGCATTGATGGGACTTCTAGACCTAATTGGTCCAACTAGTATTGGACCCAGTTATGATGCCTTGTCTCCCATTTATCATTCACTCTAGTGATGAGTCTTTGACACAACTGTTGTCTTTTATGGTGATCATAATTGTATAGCTAATTAGTTTTGGACGTTTAAGTTGTGTGTCGAATCTCTTGACTTCGAGGAGCTGATGGTCTCCCACATTTCGCATTGGGTCGCCGATCATTCAATAGCTCGCAACAAAGCACATGACCTTTCTTTGggtattcattttgttaaaatcGGCCACATAGTGAAAGGTGCTTTGGTGAACATGACCATGTGCTTGCCAACTACCCTATATAATCTAATATGACGTACTTGACCACATATTCACCAATTGCGCAACATAATCTTATTTGGGGTACTTGACTATATGCTGGTTAATGCCTGATATAATCTAATATGGGGTATATGACCATATGCTTATTAATTGCCCAATATAATATAATCTAGGGTGCACGACGATATGCTAGCCAATTGCACAATATAATCTGATATGGGCACATTACCATATGCTAGCTGTTAGTTTATTGGttacattctattgacaaaatcactactatATCAATGTACTGCTataacaaaatcactaccatatcaATTGtgacaaaatatctaaatgcagaattaaaagaaaacagatattttgttaacgaagtggaaactcagttaaaagaaaaaccactccaaagtagccaaacccaggaaatctcctattcaaaagacaaagctagttacaaagcactcgtactcacacaCCTcttatgcaatagtcatacctttaactttgacacatacctatacgtgaacgcctctcattcaggtctcctacctaaagaggtcttcaatgaactcttttagcttagggctcctccctaagctagacttcaatcgatcaaatcacacacaaagaaaattctaaaaCAGTTAGCAAATCTCataatctctgcctaaacaccctctcttaacacaatggaattcagtaccgaattttatgaataatactAGCCTAAAgacttctatttatagactttagAAGACTTAATACAATACTAATTCGGACTTCTCTGAGTAGTGTCCGGACCTAGACAGTGGGCTTCCAAACGACAAGTAGCAACCAACTCTTTTTACCCGTCTCATGCCTTTCAtcattaaacttcagtctccacgttcggacagttgcatgctgtcttcaccaATCGTGTCTGCTGAGTTGTTttagattcttctcgaacactgatgaGCATTCAGACTTCTCTAGGCCATCCAGACGGCAACCATGGAACCAACTATGCTAATCTATAAACTGCATAGAATCTTGCTAGACTccggaaattgccttcttgatgcttgttgTTGGTTTgaaattggctacattctattggacaaaatcacttcaatgtaatgatgcttttaaactaGGATTtagttattttcagagtcttcatttcagagctTTGTTTCTAAAAGATTCTGCCCAGATTCCAACTCAAGGAAATTGGATCCTTTGCATCAGTCTAGAAGACGTGATATTCCATCCGAACACTCAACTGTCCAACCATCATCCCTcaggacgacgagaactttcagTCCGGACCATCTTCTGTGTCGAGaaccttcgaactgttccagcttgtatTCATCCAGAAGTCTCAGCAACACAGCCGAA contains the following coding sequences:
- the LOC133876880 gene encoding MLP-like protein 31, producing the protein MTLFGKVEADVEIKASAEKFHEIFRSRPHHISNVSPEKIQGCALHEGDWGIEGSVIYWDYVHDGEAKVAKQKIVAIDDTKKSITFKVIEGDLLKEYKNFEIVVQATPKGEGSLVHLTMEYEKLKDDIPEPNTLLQFGIDLSKDIDAHLTA